In one window of Pristiophorus japonicus isolate sPriJap1 chromosome 9, sPriJap1.hap1, whole genome shotgun sequence DNA:
- the pet117 gene encoding protein PET117 homolog, mitochondrial — protein sequence MSVVSKVVLGVSVVLTAGTVAGVHLRQQLDRERLREGVFRDLERQERKKENLRILEEQISLTEKLEAERFQRSTLAPRSSQQSDK from the exons ATGTCGGTGGTATCCAAGGTGGTGCTCGGCGTTTCGGTGGTGTTGACGGCGGGGACCGTAGCCGGAGTGCACCTGAGGCAGCAGCTGGACAGAGAG AGGTTGCGAGAAGGAGTTTTCAGAGATCTTGAACGCCAGGAGCGCAAAAAAGAGAATCTTCGAATCCTGGAAGAGCAGATTAGTCTGACAGAGAAACTGGAAGCCGAACGATTTCAGAGAAGCACCTTGGCCCCTAGGAGCTCTCAACAATCTGACAAGTAG